The Persephonella sp. genome includes the window CTGTTTTTTCCATTTTTCAGCCTTTTTTTAATAATAATATCAAATTCATCAAACTCTGGAGGCTCTAAGTTTTCTTTTTGCTGTAAGATGACTGAAGGGGGAACAGTTTTATCTCTATCTTTAACAAACTGTCTTTTTATACATTCCTTTATATCAGGCTCAAAAAAAACAGCTATTTTTAAAAAATCATCAGCCATGCACAGGAACTTATTTCTTGA containing:
- a CDS encoding AAA family ATPase; amino-acid sequence: DYREAFKYISQKKIKLLPIAKDIFRKTKKNIIYIDNTNLKKKSRNKFLCMADDFLKIAVFFEPDIKECIKRQFVKDRDKTVPPSVILQQKENLEPPEFDEFDIIIKKRLKNGKNSSDNWNFKRIR